GTGGGCCGCTTCCCCTTCACGGCCAACGGGAAGGCGGTGGCCATGGGCGAGGCCGAGGGTTTTCTCAAGGTCGTGGCCGACAGAGGGTCGGGGGAGCTGCTCGGTGTCCACATCGTCGGGCCGGAGGCCACCGAGATCATCCACGAGTTCGCCGTGGGGCGCACGCTCGAGGGGACGCTGGAGGACGTTATCCACACGATCCACGCCCACCCGACGCTCTCCGAGGCCGCGCTGGAAGCGACGCTGGCGGCCCTCGGCCACGCCATCCACCTCTGATGAGCCTCGCGGAATACCTCGACCGAGAGGCAAGCTAGGCGATGGACTTCACGCTCAGCGCCGAGCAACGAGAGCTCCGGGCCCGGGCGCGGACGCTGGCCGACGGCGTCTTCCGCGACCGGGCCGCCCGCTGGGACGAGGAAGAGGCCTACCCGTGGGACAACGTCAAGGACCTCGTGCGGGCGGGCTTCATGGGGATCACCATCCCCCGTTCCCATGGTGGCCGGGGCGGCTCCGTTCTCGACGTGCTGCTCGTGGTGGAGGAGATCGCCCGCGTCTGCGGCGTCACGGCGCGCATCGTGGTCGAGGGGAGCCTCGGCGTCGTGGGCGCGCTCACCGCCTACGGGACCGAGGCGCAGAAGCGGCGCTACTTCCCCTGGGTGCTGGAGGGCGAGAAGCCCGCCATCGCCATCACCGAGCCGGAGGCGGGGTCGGCCGCCACCGACATGGTGACCCGGGCCGACGAGAGCCCCGAGGGATATGCTCTCACGGGGGAGAAGCGCTGGATCACAGGGGCAGGCACCTCACGTCTGTACCTCGTCTACTGCCGCCTCGGCCAGGCGCCCGGCGCCGCCGGCATCGGCGGCGTGCTCCTCGAGCGCGACAGCGCCGGCTTCCGCATCGGGGAGCGCGACCGGACCATGGGGTTGCGCGGGATTCCCGAGGGGCGGCTGCACTTCGACCGCTGCCGTGTCGGGCGCGAGCAGGTTCTCGTGGGGCCGCCCGACGGCTTCAAGAAGCTGATGCGCGCCTACAACAGCCAGCGGCTGGGCGCGGCCACCGTGGCGCTGGGGATCGCCCAGGGGGCCTACGAGCTGGCGCTGGCCTTCGCCCAGGAGCGGCGCCAGTTCGGGCGCCCCATCGCCGATTTCCAGGGCATCCGCTGGAAGCTGGCGGACATGGCCATCAAGCTGGACGCCGCGCGCCTGCTCATCCATCGCGCCGCCTGCACGGACGTGGAGGGGTTCCCGGAGCCGCTCCAGTCGGCGAAGGCCAAGACATTCGCCGCGGAGATCGCGCAGGAGGTCACGGGCCAGGCGCTGCAGATCCACGGCGCGGCCGGCTACGGACGCGGGCTGCCGCTGGAGCGGATGGCGCGGGACGCCAGGATGTTCGCCATCGGCGGTGGCACCGTCGAGATGATGCGCAACCTGATCGCCGACCGCATCCTTCCCACCCGGGCCGACTTCCGCCGCTGAGCCGATGCGGCGGGCGCGGGCGGGTCACTCGCTCGTGCCGCGCTCCTGACTCATCTCCTCGCGCATCGCAGCCTTGCCCGCCTCGAACGCAGAGATGAGACGGCCCGTCTGCTGCTCGACGTACTCGCGCCCCTTGTCCAAGAGGTCTCCGGCCTTGACCTGGGCCTCGCCGGCCGCCTCCTGCGCCTTCTTCAAGACGTCGCCGCCGTGTTCGGCCAGGAGCTCCCGCGCCTCGCGCCCGGTCTTCGGCGTCAGGAGCAGAGCGGCCGCGGCTCCGGCGATGGCGCCGAGGAAGAACCAGCCGAGATATCCCGCCGCGTCAGAACCACGTCCCTCCGACATGTGACTGCCCTCCTTGGGGATCCCGGCTCGGGCTAGAGATCCCTGCTCCGCAGCCGTGAGACGAAGACGTCGAGCCCCTTCCTCACCCCCGCAGCGACTGCGGCGATCTGCCCGATCCGGCCGATGCCGCCCAGCACGCCGGCCGCCTTCACGAGCTTCGCCGAGATCTCCTCGGCGCGGCGGATGACCACGCTGATCCGCTCCATCTCGCGGGTTGCCTGGCGGGAAAGCCCGCGCAGCTCCTCGGCCAGGGCACCGAGCTGGCCGGCCATGGGGCGGATCTCGCGCTCCAGCAGGTGGAGCACGGTCTCGGCGCGCGCGGCCGCCTTCTTGAGCGTCATCAGCGTGGACACCAGCGCCGCTGCGACGGCCACGACGCAGACGACGATGATGATCTCGGCGGTTGGGGTCATGGGAAGTTGAGTATGGCAGAGGGCCGCTCTGCAAGTCAACCGTGTCGGGAGGGAAGGCCGCGCATTCATTGACTTTCCCCGTCGGCGGTCCCTATACTGCATGGGCCGAGCGCACCCGCCCGCTGCGACGAAGGAAGGAGCTGGTAGCCGATGCCCCTCGAGGACCGCTTCGATGAACTGCGGCACCGCAACCAGCTTGCCGATCTCGGCGGCGGACCCGAGCGCATCGAGCGGCAGCATCGCGCCGGGAAGAAGACGGCGCGCGAGCGGCTCGAGATCCTGCTGGACAAGGGCTCCCTGGCCGAGGTGGACAAGCTGGTGGTGCATCAGAGCCGGGACTTCGGGATGGAGACGCAGCGCATTCCCGGGGATGGCGTGGTGGTCGGGTCGGGTCGTATCCATGGCCGCCCGGTCTATGTCTTCGCCCAGGACTTCACCGTGTTCGGCGGCTCGCTGTCCGAGGCTTACGCCCGCAAGATCTGCAAGATCATGGATCTGGCCATGAAGACGGGCGTGCCCGTCATCGGGCTCAACGACTCCGGGGGGGCGCGCATCCAGGAGGGCGTGGTCTCGCTGGCGGGCTACGCGGACATCTTCCTGCGCAACACGCTCGCCTCGGGCGCCATCCCCCAGATCTCCGCCATCATGGGGCCGTGCGCGGGCGGGGCGGTGTACTCGCCGGCCATCACCGACTTCGTGTTCATGGTGAAGCACTCCTCCTACATGTTCGTCACCGGCCCCGACGTCATCAAGGCGGTGACGCACGAGGAGGTATCGTTCGAGGAACTGGGCGGGGCCTCGACCCACGGCGGCACCTCGGGCGTGGCCCACTTCGCCGCCGAGAGCGAGGACGAGTGCCTCGCGCTGATCCGCGAGCTGATGACGTTCCTCCCGCAGAACAACCTGGAGGACCCGCCCGTCCGACAGGCGCTGGACCCGCCCGACCGGGTGGACGAGGAACTGCAGTCGGCCGTGCCGGAGCAGCCGAACAAGCCTTACGACATCAAGGACATCGTGCGCCCCGTGCTCGACGACCGGTACTTCTTCGAGGTCCAGGCCGACTACGCCCCGAACATCGTCATCGGCTTCGGGCGCCTCAACGGCCGCCCCGTGGGTGTGGTTGCCAACCAGCCGGCGCACCTGGCGGGCTGCCTCGACATCAGCGCCTCGGTCAAGGCCGCGCGCTTCGTGCGCTTCTGCGACTGCTTCAACATCCCGCTCGTCACCTTCGTGGACGTCCCTGGCTTCCTGCCCGGGACGGCGCAGGAATACGGCGGCATCATCAAGCACGGCGCCAAGCTGCTCTTCGCCTTCTGCGAGGCGACGGTGCCCAAGCTGACGGTGATCGCGCGGAAGGCCTATGGCGGCGCGTACGACGTGATGTCCTCCAAGCACATCCGGGGCGACGCCAACTTCGCCTACCCCACGGCCGAGATCGCCGTGATGGGGCCGGACGGGGCGGTGAACATCCTCTACAAGCGCGAGATGGACGGGGCGGCGGATCCGGCGGCGCTGAAGGAGGCGAAGACGCGCGAGTACCGCGAGAAGTTCGCCAACCCCTATGTTGCCGCCGAGCGCGGTTACGTGGACGAGGTGATCGAGCCCAGGGACACCCGGCGGAGACTGATCCAGGCGCTGGAGGTGCTGCGCACCAAGCGGGACCAGAACCCGCCGAAGAAGCACGGAAACATCCCGCTATGACCCCGCCGGAGCTGACGCCGGAGGCCGAGGGCAAGATCGAGGAGGCGCGGCGCGCCTGGGAGGCCCGGACGCGCAAGCCGGCGCTCGAGAAGGCTCCGGAGCGGCCGGGCCTCTTCGCCACCTCCAGCGGCGTGCCGCTCCCGCCGCTCTGCACGCCGGCCGACACGGGCGGTCTCGACTACCTGCGCGACCTGGGCTTCCCCGGCGAGCTGCCGTACACGCGCGGCGTGCAGCCGAGCATGTACCGCGGGCGTTTCTGGACGATGCGCCAGTACGCCGGCTTCGGGTCGGCCGCAGAGACGAATCGCCGCTACCGGTACCTGCTCGCCCAGGGGCAGACCGGGCTGAGCGTGGCCTTCGACCTGCCGACCCAGATGGGCTATGACGCCGACCATGGTCTGGCGCGCACCGAGGCGGGGAAGGTCGGGGTGGCCATCTCCAGCCTGGGGGACATGCTGGCGCTGTTCGACGGGATCCCGCTGGACCGCGTGTCCACTTCCATGACGATCAATTCCACGGCCGCGATCCTCCTCTGCCTCTACATCGCCGTCGGCGAGCGCCAGGGCGTGGCGGCCCACCGGTTGTCGGGGACGGTGCAGAACGACATCCTCAAGGAGTACGTCGCGCGCGGAACCTACATCTTCCCGCCCGGGCCCTCCATGCGCCTCATCACCGACACCTTCGCCTTCTGCAAGGACCGGGTGCCCCGGTGGAACACCATCTCCATCTCCGGCTACCACATGCGCGAGGCCGGGTGCACGGCGGCCCAGGAGGTGGCCTTCACGCTGGGGAACGGCATCGCCTATGTCACGGCCGCGGTGGAGGCCGGGCTCCGCGTGGACGAGTTCGCGCCCCAGCTCTCCTTCTTCTTCAACGCCCACAACCACCTCCTCGAGGAGGTGGCGAAGTACCGGGCGGCCCGGCGGCTGTGGGCGCGCATCATGCGCGACCGCTTCGCCGCCCTCGACCCGCGCTCGCTCACGCTCCGCTTCCACGTCCAGACGGCCGGGAGCACGCTCACCGCGCAGCAGCCGCAGAACAACATCGTCCGGGTGACGCTGCAGGCCCTGGCGGC
This is a stretch of genomic DNA from Candidatus Rokuibacteriota bacterium. It encodes these proteins:
- a CDS encoding acyl-CoA dehydrogenase family protein; translation: MDFTLSAEQRELRARARTLADGVFRDRAARWDEEEAYPWDNVKDLVRAGFMGITIPRSHGGRGGSVLDVLLVVEEIARVCGVTARIVVEGSLGVVGALTAYGTEAQKRRYFPWVLEGEKPAIAITEPEAGSAATDMVTRADESPEGYALTGEKRWITGAGTSRLYLVYCRLGQAPGAAGIGGVLLERDSAGFRIGERDRTMGLRGIPEGRLHFDRCRVGREQVLVGPPDGFKKLMRAYNSQRLGAATVALGIAQGAYELALAFAQERRQFGRPIADFQGIRWKLADMAIKLDAARLLIHRAACTDVEGFPEPLQSAKAKTFAAEIAQEVTGQALQIHGAAGYGRGLPLERMARDARMFAIGGGTVEMMRNLIADRILPTRADFRR
- a CDS encoding YtxH domain-containing protein, which gives rise to MSEGRGSDAAGYLGWFFLGAIAGAAAALLLTPKTGREARELLAEHGGDVLKKAQEAAGEAQVKAGDLLDKGREYVEQQTGRLISAFEAGKAAMREEMSQERGTSE
- a CDS encoding acyl-CoA carboxylase subunit beta — translated: MPLEDRFDELRHRNQLADLGGGPERIERQHRAGKKTARERLEILLDKGSLAEVDKLVVHQSRDFGMETQRIPGDGVVVGSGRIHGRPVYVFAQDFTVFGGSLSEAYARKICKIMDLAMKTGVPVIGLNDSGGARIQEGVVSLAGYADIFLRNTLASGAIPQISAIMGPCAGGAVYSPAITDFVFMVKHSSYMFVTGPDVIKAVTHEEVSFEELGGASTHGGTSGVAHFAAESEDECLALIRELMTFLPQNNLEDPPVRQALDPPDRVDEELQSAVPEQPNKPYDIKDIVRPVLDDRYFFEVQADYAPNIVIGFGRLNGRPVGVVANQPAHLAGCLDISASVKAARFVRFCDCFNIPLVTFVDVPGFLPGTAQEYGGIIKHGAKLLFAFCEATVPKLTVIARKAYGGAYDVMSSKHIRGDANFAYPTAEIAVMGPDGAVNILYKREMDGAADPAALKEAKTREYREKFANPYVAAERGYVDEVIEPRDTRRRLIQALEVLRTKRDQNPPKKHGNIPL
- a CDS encoding methylmalonyl-CoA mutase, yielding MTPPELTPEAEGKIEEARRAWEARTRKPALEKAPERPGLFATSSGVPLPPLCTPADTGGLDYLRDLGFPGELPYTRGVQPSMYRGRFWTMRQYAGFGSAAETNRRYRYLLAQGQTGLSVAFDLPTQMGYDADHGLARTEAGKVGVAISSLGDMLALFDGIPLDRVSTSMTINSTAAILLCLYIAVGERQGVAAHRLSGTVQNDILKEYVARGTYIFPPGPSMRLITDTFAFCKDRVPRWNTISISGYHMREAGCTAAQEVAFTLGNGIAYVTAAVEAGLRVDEFAPQLSFFFNAHNHLLEEVAKYRAARRLWARIMRDRFAALDPRSLTLRFHVQTAGSTLTAQQPQNNIVRVTLQALAAVLGGCQSLHTNSMDEALALPTEQAVRVALRTQQILAYESGVADTADPLGGSYAVERLTHQVEEEAEAYIAKIDGLGGAVSAIPFMQREIQEAAYRYQQEVESKARVVVGVNDFVSDEPPQGDLFQVNPEVASAMAEGLERLRRTRDRDRAAQALEAIDRAARGRDNLLPLVLEAVKASVTLGEVCATLRGVFGVHQPSVVF